In the genome of Leucobacter luti, one region contains:
- a CDS encoding SpaH/EbpB family LPXTG-anchored major pilin, with amino-acid sequence MNAGNVRRRTTTALIAGALGVAALMGASSAANAAPVEYGNIDTDRQGSITVHKYLHQTGSGPGDISQAPADGEFTDPVAGVGFTAFPLLSAGAPLNLDTTAAWSSLKDLAPGAGCTAPTGFTLGTARALPLTTALGVATISLPVGAYQICETSAPANIIDRATPFIVTIPMPHESGWVYDVHAYPKNGEGVIEKTIEEQQETGLGSVVRFPVTVPVPTSEQTWTGFAIRDTLDARLAPIPAADIAVTVDGAALNPAYFTTTVTGQQITVNFSAAGLAWLNEGPNAHAGKKIQVVFAGTVVALGNGTIENTAELWPNNPTFDPSLQPPIPSNEVETHWGSLAVQKRAAGTTGTEGRLNGAVFEVYNAADPYAADCSTAVAAGAAVTVNGATQFTSAGTGVISVPGLFVSDSVNPVIDAQQRCYVLKEVAAPAGYVVPAQPFTPVTVKIGETTVSDNVEITNTQTEVPELPLTGAAGQAVLIGSGLAAVVAAVALMNWKRRRTATASQR; translated from the coding sequence GTGAATGCAGGAAATGTGCGACGTCGCACAACCACAGCACTGATTGCGGGGGCACTCGGGGTGGCAGCGCTCATGGGCGCAAGCTCTGCAGCGAACGCAGCTCCAGTGGAGTACGGCAACATCGACACGGATCGCCAGGGTTCGATCACGGTGCACAAGTATCTGCACCAGACCGGCAGCGGGCCGGGCGACATTAGCCAGGCTCCAGCTGATGGCGAGTTCACTGATCCCGTCGCTGGGGTTGGCTTCACCGCCTTCCCGCTGCTCAGCGCAGGCGCACCGCTGAACCTCGACACCACCGCAGCATGGAGCAGCCTGAAGGACCTCGCGCCGGGCGCCGGCTGCACCGCACCCACCGGATTCACGCTCGGCACCGCCCGCGCACTTCCCCTCACCACCGCGCTCGGCGTGGCAACGATCTCGCTTCCCGTGGGCGCGTACCAGATCTGTGAGACCTCGGCTCCAGCCAACATCATCGACCGCGCGACGCCGTTTATCGTGACCATCCCGATGCCGCACGAGAGCGGATGGGTGTACGACGTGCACGCGTACCCGAAGAATGGTGAGGGCGTCATCGAGAAGACAATTGAGGAGCAGCAGGAGACGGGCCTGGGATCCGTCGTTCGCTTCCCGGTCACGGTTCCTGTCCCCACGAGCGAGCAGACCTGGACCGGCTTTGCGATTAGGGACACGCTCGACGCCCGCCTCGCCCCGATCCCCGCGGCGGATATCGCCGTGACCGTCGACGGCGCCGCGCTCAACCCCGCGTACTTCACGACTACGGTCACAGGCCAGCAGATCACCGTAAACTTCAGCGCTGCCGGCCTTGCCTGGCTCAACGAGGGCCCGAACGCCCACGCTGGCAAGAAGATCCAGGTCGTCTTCGCGGGCACCGTCGTCGCACTCGGCAACGGCACGATCGAGAACACGGCTGAACTGTGGCCGAACAACCCCACGTTCGATCCCTCGCTGCAGCCCCCGATCCCCTCGAACGAGGTCGAAACCCACTGGGGCAGCCTTGCCGTGCAGAAGCGGGCAGCGGGCACCACTGGCACCGAAGGCCGTCTGAACGGAGCCGTGTTCGAGGTCTACAACGCTGCTGATCCCTACGCAGCCGACTGCAGCACCGCCGTCGCAGCCGGCGCGGCCGTCACCGTCAACGGGGCGACTCAGTTCACATCGGCCGGCACTGGCGTGATCTCCGTCCCCGGCCTGTTCGTGAGCGACAGCGTCAACCCGGTGATTGATGCGCAGCAGCGCTGCTATGTCCTCAAAGAGGTTGCAGCTCCCGCAGGCTATGTCGTCCCGGCCCAGCCCTTCACCCCCGTCACGGTGAAGATTGGGGAGACCACGGTCTCGGACAACGTAGAGATCACGAACACCCAGACCGAGGTACCCGAGTTGCCCCTCACTGGTGCAGCGGGCCAGGCCGTCCTGATCGGGAGTGGACTTGCAGCCGTTGTCGCCGCTGTAGCGCTGATGAACTGGAAGCGCCGCCGCACAGCCACCGCGTCACAGCGGTAA
- a CDS encoding SDR family NAD(P)-dependent oxidoreductase — translation MNLQRLFGLDGRTALVTGGSSGIGRAIAGALAGAGAHTLIAARTETAIASTVAEITATGGCATGIVADLSTRAGAHDLADAAIAATDAVDILVHSAGINLRPPLPELDEATWDATMAVNLDAPFVLGQRLAPAMAERGYGRIIHISSQQAHRPFAASGAYGVSKAGLEALARSQAEAWSAQGVTANVLIPGFVQTPLNVRLSSDPAVVEALAARTLVGRNGLPEDFAGAAVFLASPSAAYVTGQSLAVDGGFSVH, via the coding sequence ATGAATCTGCAGCGACTCTTTGGGCTCGACGGGCGCACCGCACTCGTGACGGGCGGGAGCTCCGGCATCGGCCGCGCAATCGCCGGAGCGCTGGCCGGCGCCGGAGCACACACGCTCATCGCGGCGCGCACGGAGACCGCCATCGCGAGTACCGTGGCAGAAATTACCGCCACGGGAGGATGCGCGACCGGGATCGTCGCCGACCTCTCGACGCGTGCAGGAGCACACGACCTCGCCGACGCTGCGATCGCCGCCACCGACGCCGTCGACATCCTCGTACACTCGGCCGGGATCAACCTTCGTCCGCCGCTCCCGGAGCTCGACGAGGCGACCTGGGACGCCACAATGGCGGTCAACCTCGACGCACCGTTCGTTCTTGGCCAACGTCTCGCGCCGGCCATGGCTGAGCGCGGCTACGGCCGGATCATTCACATCAGTTCACAGCAGGCACACCGGCCGTTTGCGGCGAGCGGCGCGTACGGAGTGTCCAAGGCAGGCCTCGAAGCACTCGCGCGATCACAGGCCGAGGCGTGGTCTGCACAGGGCGTGACGGCGAACGTACTGATCCCCGGTTTCGTTCAGACGCCGCTGAACGTGCGTTTGAGCTCGGACCCGGCCGTAGTCGAGGCCCTTGCCGCACGCACGCTTGTGGGGCGCAACGGGCTCCCCGAGGATTTTGCCGGGGCCGCGGTGTTCCTCGCGAGTCCGTCCGCCGCGTATGTCACCGGCCAATCACTTGCCGTGGACGGCGGATTCTCCGTGCACTAG
- a CDS encoding class C sortase yields the protein MRHADVDAAETRTAARTAARWRPSALTIVIAVLALAGIGAGLYPMSAGWLSSYNQSKVLSTSVANLDSLTPSADEQLAAAEAYNRALSAGVVLGKNAHVPVGDWTLADQTLEYDELLRGGANGLMSRIKIPSIGVDLPVFHGTSDAVLARGSGHLEGSHLPVGGSGTRSVLTAHRGLANATMFTNLDQVTLGDTFVVETLGRVMTYRVRDIQVIAPEDTGTLRAELGEDLVTLITCTPLGINTHRIVVTGERITPTPIADVQAAGATSAIPGFPWWAVWSGLGLLLVTGYVARQGFVEAAARSRDAE from the coding sequence ATGCGGCATGCAGACGTAGACGCAGCTGAGACGCGCACCGCTGCGCGCACCGCAGCGCGCTGGAGGCCAAGCGCCCTGACCATCGTGATCGCGGTGCTCGCGCTCGCCGGAATCGGCGCGGGCCTGTACCCGATGAGCGCAGGGTGGCTGTCCTCCTACAACCAGTCCAAGGTGCTGAGCACGTCGGTCGCGAATCTCGACTCGCTCACTCCCTCCGCCGACGAGCAGCTTGCAGCGGCCGAAGCCTACAACCGAGCGCTCAGTGCTGGCGTGGTGCTCGGCAAGAACGCGCATGTCCCGGTTGGCGACTGGACGCTCGCCGATCAAACGTTGGAGTACGACGAGCTCTTGCGAGGCGGCGCGAACGGGCTCATGTCTCGCATCAAGATCCCGTCGATCGGCGTTGACCTTCCGGTATTCCACGGCACGAGCGACGCGGTGCTCGCCCGCGGTTCAGGCCACCTGGAGGGCTCGCACCTCCCGGTTGGCGGATCCGGCACCCGCTCGGTCCTCACCGCTCACCGCGGCCTCGCCAACGCGACAATGTTCACGAATCTGGATCAGGTCACGCTGGGCGACACATTCGTTGTCGAGACCCTGGGCCGTGTCATGACCTATCGGGTGCGCGACATTCAGGTGATCGCGCCAGAAGACACGGGCACACTGCGGGCTGAGCTGGGGGAGGACCTGGTGACGCTCATCACTTGCACTCCGCTCGGAATCAACACCCATCGGATCGTGGTCACCGGTGAACGCATCACCCCCACACCCATCGCCGATGTGCAGGCGGCTGGAGCGACTTCTGCGATTCCGGGCTTTCCGTGGTGGGCTGTCTGGTCAGGTCTCGGCCTCCTCCTCGTGACGGGGTATGTGGCGAGGCAGGGGTTCGTTGAGGCCGCGGCGCGCAGCCGCGACGCCGAATAG
- a CDS encoding SpaA isopeptide-forming pilin-related protein, translating into MQNSQRTRRRLRSAARATGFGASLALLGGLVFPVGLIAAVAAPASAEITAPETGTSAQTDPAQPDSVPENSTVDTGAGAEEGSEASAGGGTEAPADTPTGAEVGEGTDVPGGTETTPAPGSGAGEDPAAPVVPGTDAVPIAPRSVPTAPAGSAVLSVKVGGNRLANGTVQGLAGVKLGLYNTGTATTGGGSGGAGILPVQGAAGTRVDASWPWTTCVSDADGDCNFIIPIRSGAASSTGTPQDSRFWVVQETSPTGWYANPQLRVGTFGATPEASWQYRFRTDTQLRAGTTYRSTTAMPWDTVAADPDRYFMRNRIDANTEDWYAANVSRTTGVWNQSRNNPELPAECGINIALIADTSGSLGATGIADMKAAMTSFVNAFRGTNTQMSLFSFSNETPGTGASNHPNLLPVTTAAQGAAFSAQYAAWASGGGTNWDRGIAEAANSGNAYDLAILLTDGNPTVIRGNTGAGSSAFNSLQDVDAGIFSANQLKALGTRLVALGVGPALTAASEANLRAVSGPTKNSDYYRTSSFTEATQALVALANKNCNGTIGVQKMIVPAGGTIAQATPAPEGWRFDASTTATAMTVQAPVTRTTATGDDGKVDFGLAFTAPTTTGPVQILETQQTGYELVPVGTGAAARNAVCVNTETGAPTAVTNAGTAAQPGFVVQGLRAQRVECKIYNRVLAPGKLEIAKSSNPPTGTTVKPGQSVTYTLTFKNTGELPVAVNHDDVLTDVLDDAVLTGTVTAQSPLTAALNGAGDRIRITGTLQPGTERTVSYTVTVRDPLPSAANASVRNYVVPTGEQPPTTCQPGEPCTVHPVVGGLTWNKVDQTGVRLGESEWLLTPVNAAGQPVPGSAITVTDCVAAAAASCTGADRDPTAGGFALRDLPMGKYQLRETKAPPGYQLLADPIAITINTNVAYGNIENRQVDVPAIPLTGGLGSFGFLLTGGGLGLSVIAGLWWQRRRKQVNAA; encoded by the coding sequence ATGCAGAACAGTCAGCGAACACGTCGAAGGCTGCGCAGCGCAGCCCGTGCGACCGGGTTCGGTGCGTCGCTCGCACTGTTGGGCGGGTTGGTGTTCCCTGTCGGCCTGATCGCCGCCGTCGCAGCGCCAGCGTCCGCGGAGATCACCGCGCCCGAGACGGGGACCTCCGCGCAAACGGATCCCGCACAGCCGGATTCCGTACCCGAGAATTCCACCGTCGACACCGGCGCTGGTGCCGAAGAAGGCAGTGAAGCGAGTGCAGGCGGAGGCACTGAGGCCCCCGCGGACACGCCGACTGGCGCAGAGGTCGGCGAGGGCACCGACGTCCCCGGCGGCACCGAGACCACTCCAGCACCCGGATCGGGCGCTGGTGAGGATCCCGCCGCCCCAGTCGTTCCGGGCACTGACGCCGTGCCGATTGCGCCGCGCTCGGTGCCGACGGCCCCAGCGGGCAGCGCAGTGCTGTCGGTCAAGGTCGGAGGGAACCGACTCGCAAACGGCACCGTGCAGGGACTTGCCGGAGTGAAGCTGGGCCTCTACAACACGGGTACCGCGACAACGGGTGGTGGCTCCGGGGGCGCTGGCATTTTGCCCGTCCAAGGCGCGGCGGGCACCAGGGTCGATGCAAGCTGGCCGTGGACGACCTGCGTCTCAGACGCCGACGGCGATTGTAACTTCATCATCCCCATCCGCTCGGGAGCTGCTTCCAGCACCGGCACGCCGCAGGACTCCCGGTTCTGGGTGGTGCAAGAGACGAGCCCCACCGGGTGGTATGCGAACCCGCAGCTTCGGGTCGGTACCTTCGGTGCCACACCCGAGGCCTCGTGGCAGTACCGATTCCGTACCGATACGCAGTTGCGAGCCGGGACGACCTACCGATCCACGACAGCGATGCCGTGGGACACTGTGGCTGCGGATCCTGATCGGTACTTCATGCGGAACCGGATCGATGCCAACACCGAAGACTGGTACGCCGCCAACGTGAGCCGCACCACTGGGGTGTGGAACCAGTCACGAAACAACCCAGAGCTTCCCGCGGAGTGCGGGATCAATATCGCGCTCATCGCGGACACTTCCGGTTCGCTGGGAGCCACCGGAATTGCCGATATGAAAGCCGCGATGACGAGCTTCGTCAACGCATTCCGAGGCACGAACACCCAAATGTCGCTGTTCTCGTTCTCGAACGAGACGCCCGGAACCGGAGCGAGCAACCACCCCAATCTCCTCCCCGTGACGACCGCGGCGCAGGGTGCGGCTTTCTCCGCGCAGTACGCTGCGTGGGCCTCCGGCGGTGGCACGAACTGGGATCGCGGGATCGCCGAGGCTGCCAACAGCGGCAACGCGTACGACCTCGCTATTCTGCTCACCGACGGGAACCCCACGGTGATCCGCGGCAACACCGGTGCCGGGTCGAGTGCGTTTAACTCGCTGCAGGATGTCGACGCGGGCATCTTCTCCGCGAACCAGCTGAAGGCGCTGGGAACGCGCCTGGTGGCGCTCGGTGTCGGGCCAGCGCTCACCGCCGCGAGCGAGGCAAATTTGCGCGCGGTATCCGGGCCAACGAAAAACAGCGACTATTACCGCACCTCCAGCTTTACCGAAGCGACGCAGGCTCTTGTTGCACTCGCCAACAAGAACTGCAACGGTACGATCGGCGTGCAGAAGATGATCGTGCCGGCCGGAGGCACCATTGCGCAGGCCACGCCCGCCCCTGAGGGGTGGCGCTTCGACGCGAGCACGACGGCGACCGCGATGACGGTGCAGGCGCCCGTCACGCGCACCACGGCGACCGGTGATGACGGCAAGGTCGACTTCGGCCTAGCCTTCACGGCCCCGACGACCACCGGGCCCGTTCAGATCCTGGAGACGCAGCAGACGGGCTACGAGTTGGTGCCCGTCGGCACAGGTGCCGCTGCCCGCAACGCCGTGTGTGTGAACACTGAGACGGGAGCTCCGACGGCCGTCACGAACGCCGGCACCGCGGCTCAGCCGGGCTTTGTGGTCCAGGGGCTTCGCGCCCAGCGTGTGGAGTGCAAGATCTACAACCGAGTTTTGGCGCCTGGCAAGCTCGAGATCGCCAAGAGCTCCAACCCGCCGACGGGTACGACAGTGAAGCCAGGCCAGAGTGTGACCTACACGCTGACATTCAAGAACACGGGCGAGCTCCCTGTCGCGGTCAATCACGACGACGTCCTCACTGATGTGCTCGACGACGCCGTCCTCACCGGGACGGTGACGGCCCAGAGCCCGCTCACCGCGGCGCTCAACGGCGCGGGGGACCGGATCCGGATCACCGGCACGCTGCAGCCGGGCACCGAGCGCACGGTGAGCTACACCGTCACGGTGCGGGACCCACTGCCCAGCGCAGCCAACGCTTCCGTGCGCAACTATGTCGTCCCGACTGGAGAGCAGCCGCCCACCACCTGCCAGCCGGGAGAGCCATGCACGGTTCATCCGGTCGTCGGCGGACTCACCTGGAACAAAGTGGATCAGACCGGTGTGCGACTGGGCGAGTCTGAGTGGCTCCTCACTCCGGTGAACGCGGCGGGGCAGCCGGTGCCAGGATCCGCGATCACGGTGACCGATTGTGTTGCAGCGGCCGCGGCGAGCTGCACCGGAGCAGATCGAGACCCCACAGCGGGCGGCTTCGCGCTCCGTGACCTCCCGATGGGGAAGTATCAATTGCGTGAGACCAAAGCCCCGCCCGGGTACCAGCTCCTCGCGGATCCGATCGCAATCACGATCAACACGAATGTCGCCTATGGGAACATCGAGAACCGGCAGGTTGACGTGCCAGCCATCCCACTCACCGGCGGATTGGGGAGCTTCGGTTTCCTCCTCACCGGTGGGGGACTCGGCTTGAGCGTGATTGCCGGACTCTGGTGGCAACGCAGGCGCAAGCAGGTGAACGCGGCGTAG
- a CDS encoding MFS transporter: MSSTPRSAAQTVPAPRTADAGRVASAAILRRIDRFPRWGLSLASAFTIGLGMLFVQYDIFNINVSFVQTCVQIIEGCDLTSTDGFIGLPVFLSLLGYGVGALTLGPLSDRFGRHSMLIVAMVITGLGSLYSMLAMNEAHFGLSRLITGIGVGADLAIINVFISEISPRRMRGRYTGLMFIMASLGSALGIWLGLFLTTPMGPWPSALPFALASDSFTAGWRWVYGIGAVLAVLSLLLRIALPESPRWLAEQGRTEEATAVVDRMEVIATKRAPLLPADAVSDAAPEPAQHGWAGVKELFTTPKYLKRLCVLGLAWMLGYLTIYAFSGAYTSVLVRQGFTASEAGMVSAVGLLGFILAAIVVRPLVDRIERKWWMLIGAVITVAGALLVAFGDHSLGVVFIGSIVLFFGQNLWVPAQYALTAEVYPTRFRTTAYAVTDSIGHVGGGLGVLLLVGVLSRFPLEGTMLGLVAFLALGSLVNVLAPNTKGKNLEESSR, from the coding sequence GTGTCTTCCACACCCAGATCCGCCGCGCAGACCGTCCCGGCTCCGCGCACCGCAGACGCAGGACGCGTGGCAAGCGCCGCGATCCTCCGCCGCATTGATCGTTTCCCTCGTTGGGGACTGAGCCTCGCCTCGGCATTCACAATCGGGCTCGGCATGCTGTTCGTGCAGTACGACATCTTCAACATCAACGTCTCCTTCGTGCAGACCTGTGTGCAGATCATCGAGGGGTGCGATCTTACGAGCACCGATGGCTTCATCGGTCTCCCGGTGTTCCTGAGCTTGCTGGGCTACGGTGTCGGCGCCCTCACCCTTGGCCCGCTCTCCGACCGCTTCGGGCGGCACAGCATGCTGATCGTGGCGATGGTCATCACCGGCCTCGGTTCGCTGTACTCCATGCTGGCGATGAACGAGGCGCACTTCGGGCTCTCGCGCCTCATCACGGGCATCGGTGTTGGCGCAGATCTTGCCATCATCAACGTCTTCATCAGTGAGATCTCTCCGCGACGCATGCGCGGCCGTTACACGGGCCTGATGTTCATCATGGCCTCGCTTGGCTCTGCGCTCGGAATCTGGCTGGGACTGTTCCTCACCACTCCGATGGGCCCCTGGCCCTCCGCGCTTCCGTTCGCGCTCGCATCCGATTCCTTCACCGCGGGCTGGCGATGGGTGTACGGCATTGGTGCGGTTCTGGCGGTCCTGTCGTTGCTGCTGCGGATCGCGCTTCCGGAGTCACCGCGGTGGCTCGCTGAGCAGGGGCGTACGGAGGAGGCGACAGCGGTGGTCGATCGCATGGAAGTGATCGCCACGAAGCGTGCCCCGCTGCTTCCAGCCGATGCCGTGTCTGATGCTGCGCCCGAGCCGGCGCAGCACGGTTGGGCCGGGGTGAAAGAACTGTTCACCACGCCGAAATACCTGAAGCGGCTGTGCGTGCTCGGCCTGGCATGGATGCTCGGCTACCTCACCATTTACGCCTTCTCTGGCGCCTACACCTCGGTGCTCGTGCGACAGGGCTTCACCGCAAGCGAAGCAGGCATGGTCTCCGCGGTCGGGCTGCTCGGCTTCATTCTCGCGGCCATCGTGGTGCGGCCGCTGGTGGATCGGATCGAGCGCAAATGGTGGATGCTGATCGGTGCGGTGATCACGGTCGCTGGTGCGCTGCTCGTAGCGTTCGGTGACCACTCCCTCGGCGTCGTATTCATCGGTTCGATCGTGTTGTTCTTCGGCCAAAACCTCTGGGTCCCTGCGCAGTACGCGCTGACGGCGGAGGTATACCCCACGCGTTTTCGCACCACGGCGTACGCGGTGACGGACAGCATCGGCCACGTTGGCGGCGGCCTGGGCGTGCTCTTGCTGGTCGGAGTCCTCAGCCGATTCCCGCTTGAAGGCACCATGCTGGGCCTGGTGGCGTTCCTGGCGCTGGGCTCGCTCGTGAACGTGCTGGCTCCGAACACGAAGGGCAAGAACCTGGAGGAGAGCTCGCGGTGA
- a CDS encoding excalibur calcium-binding domain-containing protein — MSPITQCLASAEAEAATVEANDELATTAEALDAAQAALDEQQAKFATEKKELTRLHEAATQAADDATQLASAATLRAETAEAAVSTAAQDSTPRGLVDTPPVTETTVYYQNCTAAREAGGAPVSIGGPGYGPHLDRDGDGVGCE, encoded by the coding sequence ATGTCACCTATCACTCAGTGTCTGGCTTCGGCGGAGGCCGAAGCTGCCACCGTCGAAGCGAACGATGAGCTTGCAACCACCGCAGAGGCGCTCGACGCTGCACAGGCTGCGCTCGACGAGCAGCAGGCCAAGTTTGCCACTGAAAAAAAGGAACTCACGCGCCTGCACGAGGCCGCTACACAGGCGGCAGATGATGCCACGCAGCTCGCTTCGGCTGCCACACTCAGGGCAGAAACCGCTGAGGCCGCAGTGAGCACGGCAGCACAGGACTCCACACCCCGCGGCCTCGTGGACACACCCCCGGTCACCGAGACCACTGTGTACTACCAAAATTGCACAGCAGCACGAGAGGCAGGTGGCGCTCCGGTCTCCATCGGAGGACCCGGGTATGGCCCCCACCTCGATCGAGACGGAGACGGCGTCGGCTGCGAGTAA
- a CDS encoding amidase family protein: MRGRRVPSHHGAVAQRRHDRTLLDTRHPWTVRRHSATHHRPRQGGHGEDARTELAGHAAVPGPDPSRRLRLGISAELAAQLQPHTERSWDRAVQALAAVADPVSVDLREFLSRARSVTADLMGWETPRLLAAAAAEAFGVEPSEGLRRLRAGVQTPDVRAVLEGMAEAPVTADAYASAQFAVAVLRAEYDALLREHELDGLIFPTTPAAAPPIDVGAVITHCGAPAAVFDLYTRNTEHGTVVGAPMVTFPLPVAEGELPVGVTLQGARFGDAAALQAALRCAIAVGSPAGRGAH; encoded by the coding sequence GTGCGGGGTCGCCGGGTTCCGTCCCACCACGGGGCGGTGGCCCAGCGCCGGCACGATCGGACTCTCCTGGACACGCGACACCCCTGGACTGTTCGCCGACACTCTGCGACGCATCATCGCCCTCGACAGGGCGGTCACGGGGAGGACGCGCGCACGGAGCTCGCGGGGCATGCGGCGGTGCCAGGCCCCGATCCGTCGCGGCGTTTGCGGCTCGGCATTTCAGCGGAGCTCGCAGCGCAGCTACAGCCGCATACTGAGCGGTCCTGGGATCGTGCGGTGCAGGCGCTCGCCGCCGTGGCTGATCCGGTGTCGGTGGATCTTCGTGAGTTCCTTTCGCGTGCTCGCAGTGTCACGGCGGACCTGATGGGCTGGGAGACTCCGCGGTTGCTGGCGGCTGCCGCAGCCGAGGCGTTCGGAGTGGAGCCGAGTGAGGGATTGAGGCGGCTGCGCGCAGGGGTGCAGACGCCTGACGTGCGTGCGGTGCTGGAGGGTATGGCGGAGGCGCCGGTTACTGCGGATGCCTATGCCTCCGCGCAGTTCGCGGTCGCCGTGCTGCGGGCGGAGTATGACGCGCTGCTGCGGGAGCACGAATTGGACGGGCTCATCTTCCCGACGACCCCGGCCGCGGCGCCGCCGATCGACGTGGGTGCCGTGATTACACACTGCGGCGCACCGGCCGCGGTGTTCGATCTGTATACGCGCAACACTGAACACGGCACGGTTGTTGGCGCCCCGATGGTCACGTTCCCGCTCCCGGTCGCCGAGGGAGAGCTCCCCGTTGGTGTCACTCTGCAGGGTGCGAGATTCGGCGATGCTGCTGCGCTCCAGGCTGCGCTGCGCTGCGCTATCGCCGTTGGGTCCCCTGCGGGGCGGGGCGCGCACTAG